A genomic stretch from Leishmania donovani BPK282A1 complete genome, chromosome 36 includes:
- a CDS encoding translation elongation factor 1-beta, putative, with protein sequence MSTLKEVNGRLNAQPFVSGFSPSSEDARIFNEMFGSNVNVIQWVARMASYYQAERDEILNAGTEKKATESAKKAAAPAPAAAAAAEEEDDIDLFGETTEEEKAALEAKKAKDAEKKKAKKDVIAKSSILFDIKAWDDTIDLEALAQKLHAIQRDGLIWGDHKLVPVAFGVKKLQQLIVIEDDKVSGDDLEEMIMGFEDEVQSMDIVAWNKI encoded by the coding sequence ATGTCCACCCTCAAGGAAGTCAACGGCCGTCTGAACGCGCAGCCGTTCGTGTCGGGCTTCTCCCCTAGCTCCGAGGATGCCCGCATCTTCAACGAGATGTTCGGCAGTAACGTGAACGTGATCCAGTGGGTGGCCCGCATGGCCTCCTACTACCAGGCCGAGCGCGATGAGATACTCAACGCCGGTACCGAGAAGAAGGCGACTGAGTCCGCAAAgaaggccgccgccccggctcctgccgctgccgctgccgccgaggaggaggacgacatCGACCTGTTCGGCGagacgacggaggaggagaaggcggcgctggaggcgaagaaggcgaaggacgcggagaagaagaaggcgaagaaggatGTGATTGCGAAGTCGTCGATCCTGTTCGATATCAAGGCGTGGGACGACACGATCGACCTggaggcgctcgcgcagAAGCTGCACGCGATCCAGCGCGACGGCCTGATCTGGGGTGACCACAAGCTGGTGCCCGTTGCGTTTGGCGTgaagaagctgcagcagctgatcgTCATTGAGGACGACAAGGTGTCCGGCGACGACCTGGAGGAGATGATCATGGGCTTCGAGGATGAGGTGCAGTCGATGGATATCGTCGCCTGGAACAAGATTTAA